In the Candidatus Eisenbacteria bacterium genome, CGTTCGGCGACTGGGTCGAGAGCACGAACACGTGATAGCCGAGCTCCATGAACTGATCGGTGGGCGAGCTGGGCAGATACGGCAGGAAGTACGCGGCGCCCGTGAACATGATCGGCGCCACTTCGCCGGCACCGCGGGAAACCGACAGGATGGCGCCGGTGAGGATGCCCGGCAGCGCCTGGGGCAGCAGCACGTAGCGGATCGTCTGCCAGCGCGTGGCTCCGAGCCCCATGGAGGCCTCGCGCATCTCGCGCGGTACGGTGCGCAGGGCTTCTTCCGCGGTCACGATCACCACCGGCAGGTTGAGGAGCGCCAGAGTCAGCGCCGCCCACAACAGCGAGGGTTGACCCCACAACAGGTCCTGGCCGGTCGCGCGATCGAGACTGCGACCCACGAACTGAATGAAGAACCCGAGTCCGAACAACCCGAACACGATGCTCGGCACCCCGGCGAGATTGTTGACCGAGAAGCGCACCGCGCGCGTGAACCAGGAATTCGGATTTGCGTACTCGCTCAGGTAGATCGCCGCGCCGACCCCGAACGGCACCAGCGCGATCACCATGAGGATCACGAGCGCCACGGTGCCGAAGATCGCGGGCAGGATCCCGCCTTCGGTCATGCCGACGCGCGGATTGGCGGTCAGGAACTCCCACGTCACGGTGCGCCAGCCGAACCACGTGATGTTGCCCATGATGATCGCGACCATGAGCACGATGAGGAACGCTGCGAATGCGGTGAGTACGGTGAACGCCACGCCGCTCGCGTCGCCCGCGCGACGCCTCGGGAGCGCGCGCAGCGTGGGTGCCCAGGCGGGGGCGCTCATCCGCCCGCCAGCCGCTTGCGCAGTCGATCGACGAAGAAGCCGGCCACCACGTTGATCGTGAAGGTGGTCACGAACAGGATCGCGCCGAGAAAGAACAACGTGGAGTAGTGCGGGCTGCCGAACACCACTTCGGCCAGCTCGGCCGCGATGCTGGCCGAGAGCGTGCGTGCCGAGTCGAACACGCTGCCCGACACGATGGCCGCGTTCCCCGACGCCATCAGCACGATCATGGTCTCGCCGACCGCGCGCGCGAGGCCGAGCAGAATGCCGGCCGAGACTCCCGCGCCAGCCGCCGGCAGCGTCACGCTCCACGCGGTCTGCCACGGGGTCGCTCCGAGCGCGAGCGAGGCCTCGCGAAATGAACGCGGCACCGCGCGCAGGGCGTCCTCACACACCGTGAAGATCGTGGGCAGCACGCCCAGGCCGAGCGCCACGCCGGCGTTGAGCGCGTTCAGACGATAGGGCGCGTGCGTCAGCGCCTGGATCCACGACGCCATCACCATCAGGGCGAAGAAGCCCAGCACCACCGACGGGATGCCGGCGAGGATCTCGATCGCGGGCTTGAGCGCCTCGCGGATGCGCGCGGGCGCGAACTCGGAGGCGAACACCGCGGCCAGCACGCCGACCGGGACCGCGAACGCCATCGCCACCAGCACGATCTTGAGCGTTCCGACCAGCAACGGCAGCAATCCATACTTGGGAATGTCGCCGACCGGCTGCCACATGTCGGTCTTGAAGTAGTGGCCGAGGCTCGCTTCCTTCATGGTCTCGGCGTCCAGCAGCACCGGCAGCGCCTCGCGGAAGACGAACACCATGATCAGAAGCAGGCCCGCAACCGCCATGAACGCGCAGACGCGCAGAGCGACCGCGATCACGACCTCGGCGACGCGCTGGCCCCGCCGGCGCGCTGCGGCGCGAGCCCCCGAGTGATCCAGCGAGCCGATGCGGTCGAGCGTCGAGCTCATTGCGCCGGGAAGTACCCCACCTCGGTGACGAGCTTCTGGCCCGAGTCCGAGAGCGCGAACGCGATGAAGTCCATCACCGCCTCGTTGCCGGGGGTGGCGAGGTAGTAGTAGAGACTGCGCGCGATCGGATAGCTGCCCGAATTCATGTTCTCGAGCGTCGGCAACACCGCTTCGCTGGTGGCGTCCTTGCGGACCGCGAGGTCGCGCACGCCCGTCGCATACGCCGCACCGCCGTAGCCGATGCCCTTCGCATCCTGCGACACCGCATTCACGACCGCCGCGGTACCGGGCAGCGTCTGCACGATCGCGGCGAAGTCCGCGCCCTCGAGCACGTGCTCCTTGAAGTAGACGTAGGTTCCCGAGTTGTTCTCGCGTCCGTACACCGTGATCGCCGCGTCGCTGCCTCCGACGTCCTTCCAGTTCGTCACCTGGCCGGTGTAGATCGCCTTGATCTGAGCGAGCGTCAGCTCCCTCACCGGATTCGAGTCGGCGACGTAGATCGAGAGGCCATCGCGCGCCACCACGACCTCCACCGGCGGGGTTCCGAGTTTGGCCGCGGCCTGCTGTTTCTCTTCGTCTTTCATGGCGCGCGAGGACTGACAAATGTCGGTCGTTCCGTTGATGAGCGCCGCGATTCCGGTTCCCGAACCACCGCCGGTGACCTGGATGACGGCACCGGGATGGGACGCCATGTAGGACTCGGCCCAGCGCTGCCCGAGGATCACCATGGTGTCGGAGCCTTTGATCGTGATCGCCTTCTGCCGCGTCGGCGCGCAGCCGACCAGCGCCGCAACGGCCAGGGCGAGCAGCCAGGTGGAAGAACGCATCCGGGGAACTCCTCTACGAAGTGAAGCGCACGCAGGTGGCCACGACGAGCGCGCACGCGCGCTGCTCGCCGGGGAAGTCGAGCCTCAACGCACCGGAAAGTAGCCGACCTTCGTCGCGAGTGCTTGTCCGTCCGCCGACAACACCCAGTCGACGAACTTCTTCACATCGCCGGCGGGTCGGGTGCGGGTGTAGAAGTAGAGAAAGCGCGTGATTGGATAGGTGCCGTCGCGAATCGTCGCCTCGGTCGGAAGCACGGCGGGGCCGCCCGTGGCCTTCTGGACGCCACACTCGCGAACGCCTGCGGCGTACGCCGCGCCGCCGTAGCCGATGCCGTTCGGATCGCGGGCCACGGCGTTCACGACCGCCGCGGTACCGGGCAGGGTCTGACAGCGAGCGGAGTAGTCGCGGCCCAGCAGCACGTGATCCTTGAAGTACACGTAGGTGCCGGAGTTGTTTTCGCGGCTGTACAACGTGATCGGCGCATCGAGGCCGCCGACCGCCTTCCAGTTCGTGATCACGCCGGTGTAGATCTCGCGAAGCTGCGGGATCGTGAGGGACTTCACGGTGTTCGACTCGTGGAGATAGATGCTCAGCCCGTCGCGCGCGACCGGGATCTCGGTGCCGAGCGTCTGGTACCGGTCGCGCAGCTTCTTTCGCTCGTCGTCCTTCATGGCGCGCGAGGACTGGCAGATGTCGGTGGTGCCGTTGATGAGCGCCGCAATGCCGGTGCCGGAGCCACCGCCGGTCACCTGGATGATCGCGCCCGGCGACGCACCCATGTAAGCCTCGGCCCAGCGCTGGCCGAGGATCACCATGGTGTCGGAACCCTTGATCGTGATGCCGCGCGCAGCGCGTGCGGGTGCAGACAGGCCGGCGATCAGCGTCACGGCAAGTCCCAGCGTGGTCGCGAAACTGCGAAGCTTCATGAGTCCCCCGCTCAATAGCGCAGCTGGACCTGAAAGGTCCAGAGATTGTCGGACGGATCGTCGTAGCCGCCGCTCGCGTTGCGCAGATCGGTACGCGGAATGTCGTAGGCGAGCGTCAACCGAGTGGTGCCGTCATAGAAGAAGTTCGCGCCGACACTCAACCGCTCGAACTGGTCGTGCTCGACGGCGTCATCGGGATCGAAGAACTCGTAGCGGGCCGCGAGCTGCGCCTGATCGCCGAGGTTCTGCGCCCACATCACGTAGCCACCGTGGAACTCGGTGGCGAGATGCGAGGGATCCGCGCCGGCCCGCAACAGCGTGACCGGATTGCCCGACGTCGGCGCCACGACCAGGGTCTTGAGCGAGTCCGCGTTGGGCTGGGTGCCTGCGTACCACTCGGCGCGCAGCGAACCACCCCCCGCCGAGGGCAGTTCCCAGTAGGCCTGCGCGTCGGCGCCGAAGCGTGTCTTGTCGAGCGCGACGTCGCCGCCGGTCAGCGGCACCAGAGTCGAGCCCCGGTAGCCCGAGACCGCGACGTCGAAGCGGCCCTGCGAGAAGCGCGCACGCCCCACCAGATCCTTCGCGCGGGTCGGATCCTCGGTGCCGAACGTCGCGTCGAGCGTGCCGCCTCCGTTGAACACCCCGAGCGTGGTTTCGAAGTGCGGAGTCCAGGGGTTCACGAGTTTCACTCCACGGTCGCGCTCGCCCGGGAACAGCACGTTCTCGGCGCGCGAGCGCTCCGGAAGTTCGCGCGCCGACGAAGAACGTTCGACTTCCCAGCCGAACGGCACGTTCATCTGACCGACCCACAGCTGATGCCGGTGATCGGTCGTCCACGGATCCAGCAGCGATACGTAGGCTTCGAGCAACGTGATGTTGAGCGTGTTGCCGGTGCTGGCACCGTTTAGATACAGCACCGCGTGGCTGCGCGAGGTCGGGTCGTAGGTGAGCTTGAGCCGCGCGCGGCGCAGGTAGAAGCGATCGCGATTCGCGAGCGTGAGAGTGGCGGGACTACCGGCGGATTTGACCGTGTCGCTCGAGGTCTCGCCGATCTCGTAGCGGGCCTGCACGTAGCCCGAGAACTTGAAGCGCTTGAGCTTGTCGACATCGCTCTGCAGCGTCTGGAGCTGCTCGCTCATGCCCTCGATGCGGCCGAGTGCTTCGGTGGCGGACGCCTCGGTGGCGGGGCTCTCCGGGGTGGACTGAGCGCGAACGGCGCACGGGGTGACGAGCGCGAGCACGGCGAGGATCAGGAACCTTGCTGCGGGACTTCGAGGAACGTCCGGCATCCGGCCTCCGGGAAGAAAGCGCTTTCGGCCCCTGCGCGATCGTCGCGGACAGGTTGCCGAAATCTCCGGGAACCTACCGGGGTCGGGTTGCCGCAATTTCTCGCGCGCGTTAACACGAAGTAAACGAGCCGACGGCTCACTCCCTCGTTTCGGTGGCCTGGCGCCGCGACGCCGCCGAGCGACGACGCGCAGCGGCAACCACTTGCGCATAGTTCTCACCCGCCGCGCGCACCGCCGCTGCCCACGAGCCGAATTGGCGCCGGGCCCGCGCGTAAACGTGGCCGTGCGTGTCGTGCACGCGAAACAGACCTTCGGGGCGGGACGCCAGCCGGCGAATCATCTCGAGCACTTCCTCGCGCGACATGATCGCGGGCCGACCGCGCCGTCGTGGCGAAGCGCGCCCGGCCGGAGCGTGGTCGGGAGGGTCGAGCAACAGGACCGCCGTGGCGGGCGAGGCATCGCGTCTCCACTCGTGCGACATCGGGTCTCCGCGGTTGGGGACGTCACGATTGGCCGTGCTCGCGTCCAAATTAGGCGGCCGAGGCTACGAACCTGCGACCGGCATGGAACAAAGATGTTTCGGCATGCCCGGCTGCGCTTTAACCGCGTGTTCATTTCGCACACATCGGTGCGTTCCGCTCGCTGCCTAAGTTCCCGGCGTTCTGGACGGGAGCCATGCGCTCACCATCCAGGTCACGCGAACCGCCGCCATTCACATCCTCGAGGGGGAGCTCCATGCGTCTCGCTGCACGCTCTGGTCTTCGCTCAGTCTGTCGTGGGCTCGTCGCCCTTGGGCTCGTCGCACTTGCGGCCGGGAATGCTTCGGCCCAGCTGGTGTTCGACGGCAACCTGCTGTTCAACAACAACGCGAGCGGCACGCTGGTCGGTCAGTTTTCCGGCACCGCGGGCGTCGGCGCGCCGAGCTGTCCGGGCGGCACCACCGCCGCGACACTCGGCACCGTCACCTACGTCCACAACGCTTACGACGACCCGCTCCTCACCGGCGGCATCTACCCGCTGAACAACTTCCAGCCGGCCGGCGGCAGCCCGGCGTTCACGAGCGCGGTCAGCGTTCCCGCCGACGGCTTCTTCAAGCAGGTGTGCTTCAAGGGCGGCATCGGACCGAATCTCGGCGACGACTGGACTCAGGGCTGGACCTACTACGACTCGACCGGCGCATCCCGCCAGGATCTGCACCTGGTCGGCATGCCGGATCCCCGTCCGCTCGCGGTCTACAACAATGTCAGCATCACCGGGCATGCGTTCTGGTCGCCGGACAGCAACTACGAAGTGCGCGGCCAGCTCCGCATCAAGAACGGCGGACAGCTGACGGTTGCCCCGGGCGTCGTGATTCTCGAAGACGTCGCGACGCTGGGCACGATCATCGCGGAGCGCGGCGGCAGAATTTACGCCGTCGGCAACGCGTGTGCGCCGATCATCATCACCTCGAACGCGCCTCCCGGCTCGCAGCTGCGCGGGGATGTCGGCGGCATCTTCCTGAACGGCCGCGCAAAGACAAACGTCGTCAACTCCTGCGCCGGCGACTCGGCGGCCAGCGAAGGCGGCGCGATCGGCTTCTACGGCGGGAACGACGACGAGGACTGCTCGGGTGCGCTCCGCTACGTGCGGGTCGAATACGCCGGCAAGCAGATCACCACGAACAATGAACTGAACTCGTTCACCTGGAACGCATGCGGTCGCGGCACCAGGGGCGACTTCCTGCAGGCGTTCCGCGGCGCGGATGACGGCTTCGAGTGGTTCGGTGGCGCGATGGACCAGAAGTACCTGATCGCGATCGACGGCACCGACGACGGCATCGACTCACAGCTGGGCTCGCGCAATCGTCTGCAGTTCGCGGTCGTGCGGGTGGCGCCGAATCAGGCTCCGGCACTCACTCAGTTCGGTGAGCGCGGCATCGAAGCCGACAACAACGAATTCAACTTCGATCAGGTCCAGTGCGCGGGACGCTCGAACATGACGGTCGCCAACGTGACCTTCATCGGCGACAAGCGCAGCGGCCCGACGCTCCCGGGATCGACTCAGGGCGTTCAGTGGCGCCGCGGCACCGGCTACACGCTGCTGAACTCGATCGTCTACAACTTCAAGACCGCCGGCCTCGCGATCAGCGACGATGCGACGTGGGAAGCCCATTGCGTCGCCGCGCCGGCCGCTCCCGCGGTGTTCTGCGGACCGCTCGGCGTGCGCCCGATCAGCGAAGGCAACGTGTTCGTGGCGCGCAGCCAGCCGAACCCGTTCCGCAATCAGGTGAACATCTCGTTCGCGCTGCCCCAGGCGGGCCCGGTCTCGGTCGAGATCTACGGCGCCGACGGACGTCACGTGCGCTCGCTCGCGAACCGCGAGATGGCGGCCGGTCCGCACACCCTCACCTGGTCGATCGAAGACGGCATCCCGAGCGGCATCTACTTCTACAGGGTGCTCGCCTCGGGTCAGACCTCGACCGGAAAGATCACCCACCTGGACTAGTGAAACCCCCGCGCGCGTCAGGGCTCGGCGACGGCAACTCGTCGCCGGGCCTCGCGCGTGAGATCCCGCCCCACTCCCGGGGGGCGATGCACGAGCTGTGAACCTTCAGGAGGAAATCCGAATGGGCCGCACTGCGGGCCGCCGATGCCTCGCGCGAGCGCACGCGTGGGGGTTTTCGCTTTCGTTGCTTCTCACCGGTGGGCTTGCCACCGCCTCGCTGGCCGCGACCGGGAAGATCCAGGGCCGGGTGGTCGCCATCGACACCGGCGATCCGATCGGATTCGCCGACGTGCTGCTGGTGCCGCGCGATACGACCCTGCGCCGGGTGGGCGGCATCACCAACGCCGACGGCACCTATCTGCTCGAAGCCGCGGCAGGCACCTATGCGATTCAGATTCGCGCGCTCTCGTACGCGCGCAAGCGGATCGAGGGAATCGTGATCGAGGCCGGCAAGCTGGTTCCCTTCAGCACCGCGCTCGCGTCCGAGGCGATCCAGCAGGAAGAGATCGTGGTCGAGGCGAAGGCGAAGCAGAACAGTGAGATCTCGATGCTCACCGCGCGCAGGAAGTCATCCTCGGTCGGCGACGCCGTGAGCGCCGAACAGGTCCGCAAATCGCCCGACAAGGATGCGGCCGAAGTGCTGCGGCGTGTGACGGGCCTCTCGGTTTCGGACGGCAAGTACGTGTTCGTTCGCGGCCTCGGCGAGCGCTACAGCTCGGTCGAGGTCGACGGGGTGCGCCTCGCGAGTCCCGAGGAGAACAAGCGCGTGGTCCCGCTCGATCTCCTCCCGGCCACCCTGCTCGAGAACATCGTGGTTCAGAAGACGCACACGGCCGATCGCCCCGGAGAATTCGGCGGCGGCGACGTGCAGGTCCGTACCAAGGACTTTCCCGGCAAACGCACGTGGCAGTTCTCGGTCTCGCAGAGCGTCGCGGAAGACGTGACCTTCGGGACGCGCAAGACCTACGCCTCGAGCCGCGCCGACATCTTCGGATTCGGCGCCGACTCCCGCCGCATTCCCGACCAGGTGTTTGCGGAAGTGGGTGACGGAAAGTTGTTCCGCGGCAACGTGCGCCAGTCGACGATGGCGAAGCTGGCGGGAACCTTTCGGGGCGTCTGGAGTCCCAATGGCGTACGAACGCTTCCGAACTCGAGCTACTCGGCGACCTACGGGGACGAGTTCAAGCTGTTCGGACGCCCGCTCGGCATCATCGAATCCTGGAGCCTGTCGCGGTCCTACGATCGCCGCGACCAGTCGCTGCTGTACTTCCAGAACAGTCTGCGCGACACGATCTACGCCTACGACGAGACGAAGTACGAGGAGTCGGTGACCCTCGGCGGCATCTCGGGCCTCAGCTATCGCCTCTCGCCGCGCCACGCACTGCATCTGCGCGGCCTCTACACCCAGAGCGCCGACGACGAGGTGCGCAGCTACATCGGCACCGACGTCAATCGTCTCGACTTCACCGAGCGCCCGATTCAGCACCGCGACACGCGGCTCCTGTACGTCGAACGCAACGTGATGTCGGGAACTCTCAACGGACAGCACACCCTTTCCGGGCTCCTGAACGCGGGCATCGACTGGAAACTCACCCGCTCGAGCGCACGCCGCCAGCAGCCCGATCGGCGCGAGTACGCGTACGACCGCAACTACTATCCGGACGGGAACGGCAATCTCGTCGAATACACGTCGCTGGGCTCGGTCGGGAGCCGCGAGTTCGGCGACCTGAACGATCAGGGCTGGGGCGGCAGTCTGACTGCTTCGGTGCCGTTGCGCTTCGGCCCGCTCGGCAACGGCAAGGTGATGCTCGGCTACGATCGGCAGCTGAAGGAGCGCACCAACCGCTACCGCCGGTTCGACTTCATTCCGCGCGGCGGAGTCGACACCACGCTGCCGCCCGACTCGGTGTTCGCCTATGGCGGCGCCGACAGTTCCGGCTACGTCGAAGAGAGCACGCTCGATGTCGACAACTACGACGCCGAGCAGCGCGTCACGGCGCAGTTCGTGAGCGTGGACCTTCCGTTTGGAAAGCGGCTGCGCACCAACTTCGGGGTGCGCGTCGAATCCGGCTTCCAGGACGTTCGCACCTTCGACCTGTTCGCGCCCGGCGTGATCACCCGGCGCGGCACGCTCGACAACCAGGACGTGCTGCCGTCGGCGAACCTGACCTGGGCGGCCTCCGACGCGATCAATCTGCGGCTCGGCGCGAGCCGCACCGTGTCGCGGCCGGATCTCAACGAGCTGTCGCCGAGTCCGGCGCTCGAGTACGCGGGCGGGTTGCGATTGGCCGGAAACCCGGACCTCCAGCGCGCCACGATCGACAACTACGACGTGCGCGTCGAAGCGTTTCCTACGCTGTCGGAGGTCATCGCGGCGGGGTTCTACTACAAAGCGATGCACGAGCCCATCGAACGCGCGATTCAGGGTGGCGCCCCCGCACTCCTGGTTCCGCGCAATTCCGACTCGGGCCGCAACCTCGGGGTCGAACTCGAGCTTCGCGCGGGTCTCGAGCGCCTCTCCAAGCGCCTCCGGGGCCTGACGCTCAACTCGAACGCCTCGTTCATCTCTTCGGAGATCAAGCTCAA is a window encoding:
- the pstA gene encoding phosphate ABC transporter permease PstA, which codes for MSAPAWAPTLRALPRRRAGDASGVAFTVLTAFAAFLIVLMVAIIMGNITWFGWRTVTWEFLTANPRVGMTEGGILPAIFGTVALVILMVIALVPFGVGAAIYLSEYANPNSWFTRAVRFSVNNLAGVPSIVFGLFGLGFFIQFVGRSLDRATGQDLLWGQPSLLWAALTLALLNLPVVIVTAEEALRTVPREMREASMGLGATRWQTIRYVLLPQALPGILTGAILSVSRGAGEVAPIMFTGAAYFLPYLPSSPTDQFMELGYHVFVLSTQSPNVEQTKPILYGTVLVLLLITFLLNLTAILLRARLRARLAGRH
- the pstC gene encoding phosphate ABC transporter permease subunit PstC, with product MSSTLDRIGSLDHSGARAAARRRGQRVAEVVIAVALRVCAFMAVAGLLLIMVFVFREALPVLLDAETMKEASLGHYFKTDMWQPVGDIPKYGLLPLLVGTLKIVLVAMAFAVPVGVLAAVFASEFAPARIREALKPAIEILAGIPSVVLGFFALMVMASWIQALTHAPYRLNALNAGVALGLGVLPTIFTVCEDALRAVPRSFREASLALGATPWQTAWSVTLPAAGAGVSAGILLGLARAVGETMIVLMASGNAAIVSGSVFDSARTLSASIAAELAEVVFGSPHYSTLFFLGAILFVTTFTINVVAGFFVDRLRKRLAGG
- a CDS encoding phosphate ABC transporter substrate-binding protein: MRSSTWLLALAVAALVGCAPTRQKAITIKGSDTMVILGQRWAESYMASHPGAVIQVTGGGSGTGIAALINGTTDICQSSRAMKDEEKQQAAAKLGTPPVEVVVARDGLSIYVADSNPVRELTLAQIKAIYTGQVTNWKDVGGSDAAITVYGRENNSGTYVYFKEHVLEGADFAAIVQTLPGTAAVVNAVSQDAKGIGYGGAAYATGVRDLAVRKDATSEAVLPTLENMNSGSYPIARSLYYYLATPGNEAVMDFIAFALSDSGQKLVTEVGYFPAQ
- a CDS encoding phosphate ABC transporter substrate-binding protein, giving the protein MKLRSFATTLGLAVTLIAGLSAPARAARGITIKGSDTMVILGQRWAEAYMGASPGAIIQVTGGGSGTGIAALINGTTDICQSSRAMKDDERKKLRDRYQTLGTEIPVARDGLSIYLHESNTVKSLTIPQLREIYTGVITNWKAVGGLDAPITLYSRENNSGTYVYFKDHVLLGRDYSARCQTLPGTAAVVNAVARDPNGIGYGGAAYAAGVRECGVQKATGGPAVLPTEATIRDGTYPITRFLYFYTRTRPAGDVKKFVDWVLSADGQALATKVGYFPVR
- a CDS encoding T9SS type A sorting domain-containing protein yields the protein MRLAARSGLRSVCRGLVALGLVALAAGNASAQLVFDGNLLFNNNASGTLVGQFSGTAGVGAPSCPGGTTAATLGTVTYVHNAYDDPLLTGGIYPLNNFQPAGGSPAFTSAVSVPADGFFKQVCFKGGIGPNLGDDWTQGWTYYDSTGASRQDLHLVGMPDPRPLAVYNNVSITGHAFWSPDSNYEVRGQLRIKNGGQLTVAPGVVILEDVATLGTIIAERGGRIYAVGNACAPIIITSNAPPGSQLRGDVGGIFLNGRAKTNVVNSCAGDSAASEGGAIGFYGGNDDEDCSGALRYVRVEYAGKQITTNNELNSFTWNACGRGTRGDFLQAFRGADDGFEWFGGAMDQKYLIAIDGTDDGIDSQLGSRNRLQFAVVRVAPNQAPALTQFGERGIEADNNEFNFDQVQCAGRSNMTVANVTFIGDKRSGPTLPGSTQGVQWRRGTGYTLLNSIVYNFKTAGLAISDDATWEAHCVAAPAAPAVFCGPLGVRPISEGNVFVARSQPNPFRNQVNISFALPQAGPVSVEIYGADGRHVRSLANREMAAGPHTLTWSIEDGIPSGIYFYRVLASGQTSTGKITHLD
- a CDS encoding TonB-dependent receptor, coding for MGRTAGRRCLARAHAWGFSLSLLLTGGLATASLAATGKIQGRVVAIDTGDPIGFADVLLVPRDTTLRRVGGITNADGTYLLEAAAGTYAIQIRALSYARKRIEGIVIEAGKLVPFSTALASEAIQQEEIVVEAKAKQNSEISMLTARRKSSSVGDAVSAEQVRKSPDKDAAEVLRRVTGLSVSDGKYVFVRGLGERYSSVEVDGVRLASPEENKRVVPLDLLPATLLENIVVQKTHTADRPGEFGGGDVQVRTKDFPGKRTWQFSVSQSVAEDVTFGTRKTYASSRADIFGFGADSRRIPDQVFAEVGDGKLFRGNVRQSTMAKLAGTFRGVWSPNGVRTLPNSSYSATYGDEFKLFGRPLGIIESWSLSRSYDRRDQSLLYFQNSLRDTIYAYDETKYEESVTLGGISGLSYRLSPRHALHLRGLYTQSADDEVRSYIGTDVNRLDFTERPIQHRDTRLLYVERNVMSGTLNGQHTLSGLLNAGIDWKLTRSSARRQQPDRREYAYDRNYYPDGNGNLVEYTSLGSVGSREFGDLNDQGWGGSLTASVPLRFGPLGNGKVMLGYDRQLKERTNRYRRFDFIPRGGVDTTLPPDSVFAYGGADSSGYVEESTLDVDNYDAEQRVTAQFVSVDLPFGKRLRTNFGVRVESGFQDVRTFDLFAPGVITRRGTLDNQDVLPSANLTWAASDAINLRLGASRTVSRPDLNELSPSPALEYAGGLRLAGNPDLQRATIDNYDVRVEAFPTLSEVIAAGFYYKAMHEPIERAIQGGAPALLVPRNSDSGRNLGVELELRAGLERLSKRLRGLTLNSNASFISSEIKLKPEVSRNGTTEHPLQGQANYLLNAAIGYAPKPGLELAVLFGATGERLHTLALDPLPDIYDQPTTSLDVTLSFTPFGSARMKASGRNLIHPEIQQRQGDQVVTSYRGHRSFSLALSFGS